The Anabas testudineus chromosome 5, fAnaTes1.2, whole genome shotgun sequence region TCAGTAAAAGCTGTGAAAGGACAGAGTGCGGGAACCTGGATCTCTAAAAGGACAATAAATGGGAACAGTCGTAGTGGTTGACTGTCTCATAATCTCAAAACCACAATTGAGTTTTCCTAATTCTCAGTCTCacaaaatatagtttttatgCCACTGAgtagaaaaatatttgtatttatttattctatgtATACATACTTTTTTCCTTACAGTGCATGTCTTCATGTTGAAAACTTCCCAAAAATGCAAACGAAGGCTGTTGgtctgacatactgtatatactgtttCCAAATTTGTtaaagattttcaaaataaaatcctaaCATAAATATGCTGGAAAATTAAACAATTTGGTGGCTTTTGTAAGTTCTTATGAGAATCATCTTCTGTCACATCTTGCACCTAACTTTGAATGAGTGGACAAAGTGTGGGAAAGCTTTGAGGAGGAGAGTCACAGTTCAAGTTGATTTGCATCATTAACCACACCAGCAGCCGCCTATTGTCCTGAGGGAGTTGGCACACTTCAAAAGACAGCTGCCTCAATCTCCCACCACCATCTAAAGACATTAAATACTGAACAatctcacagtaaaaaaaacttcataTTGACTGGGCTTTTATGTTTTCTACATCTGCAAACTTCACAATTAAATATGCTAATTCAGCATTATTGCCAAAGGTGCATtgctttattacatttaaacttCAGCCTCATCCAATCAGGGTCCTTCCCTCCAGATGGTTGGTGACGTCAGGCTCTGTCTCCGTTACTGCACACGAGCAGCCTCCATCACAAAAGGTCCTTTCAAAGTCCCTTTGTAGTGCACTGACCACACCATTCAAAGACTCCGTGTGGGAAACGGAGAGCAACTTTCTACTCACACCAACCACAGGACAGAGGACACATCTGCCACTTCTGCACACCAGGAACAAAACCAGTGTCCTAATGGTATTCAGAGGTGCCTTGCAGTTCTTGTGTTTTGATATTGAAGCTGCCCGTATAATATGTAACTTTAGGGAATGGAGCCAGAAGCAGCATGACACCTGATCCATTCCCTGCTCAGCTTGTCAGGTATTGTTTTTCTGACATcgaacattttgggaaatgcatGTGCGCTGATTAAAGTAAAAGGCTTGATGCCAGCAGAGATTGTTTCTATTTCTAATTAAGAATTGTCTTGTCCCTGTATGTGGAATAAGTCAAATCATTAAACTAAATAAGACAGACAGTCTTGCACCTTTATTTTGGTAAAACTGACAGTTTCTTGTGGTGCAATGGAAGAAGTTTATACTTAATTATTTCCCTCTTTAAAGTGGTCTTGCATTGTAGCTGACATGATGCATTATAAGACACACTTCTATTGTTCCTGCAGTGAAAGGACAGAGTGTGGGAAACCAGGAGACACTCACTCACAGAGCCCCGGGGGACAACAGATCAAGACCTTTGCCCTAACAAAAGAGATTAAAAGGGACTCTGGTTCCTGCAGTGAGAATAATTTCATCCGTTTCCTATGGTAGTATCAATTTTATGAATACTGAAATTACTATTTTCTCACTTACAGATATGCTTAAGCATGAATTGGCAGAGTATAGGGGAAAAAGATGGAGGATAGCACTGAGCATCATTAGCCTTTTTGAACCCTGTCAACAGTCCACCGTTCTCCAAAGGAATTTGGCATCAAGAAAAGCTACCACAACCTCCTGCCTTCATGTATACAGCAGGAATTTTTATGTGATTATtgattttttataatttaatggTCAAAACATTCCTATTTTTGAGTATTATTGAGTCAATAAGTCAATTCAACTCACTATTTTAACCTTACCCAACCTAAACTTCCAGAGTCGTCCAATGGTGTTCATTCCCTCCAGATGGTGAGTGACAATAGGTTCTGTATCTACAACAACATGTGTCCAGGATCAGTTACAAAAGGTCCATTCAAAGTCCTGTTGTGGTCCTGACCTCAGAATCCACAGAGTCAGTCTGAGAGACTAAACCAACTTTCtgtttaaagatttttattacatagagtttttcagtcttttcaataccaaacatttcaattaaatatgTAATCAGGTTATTAACAATAATCGATTCCAGTAATCATATAGTTCAGTCACATGTGAGTTATACCTTTATTAACCTACTGTACCTTAAATCACCTCTCTCTCATACGTTTGAAggaattataataataattctataCTTCAAATACTTTGTTGATGCCGTTTGTAGTTGAACAGCTGCCACAGGACAGTACATATCAGCACTACtatggggttttggtgtcttgttcaaggacacctcaacaagtTCCCAGAATCATACAGACCCTCTGTAGATCCTTAGTAAACCTCCGCCCCACCAACACCACCTGTTCCCCTGAGATCTATTGCTCCATAGTCTATAACAGCATTCAGTATTCACACCTGGAGACTGGAGTAACTACCAGGTAAACTGAGATGACCACATTGGTCAGAGATTACTTAAACTAGTATTACCTGGCACATTCAAAACCATTCAAAAAATGTGGAGTCACTTGGaaattttcctgtgttttttataaCAAATTCTCTTTTGGGTTTTCCTCACAGTTGAATTGTGTATGATGGACTAAAGTGTAACCATATTTGTTgtggaagaaataaaataaagcaaattaaCATAAAGCAAAGAGTTTTCTCTTTAAAGAGGTGGCACATTGTCTCTATTGTGATGTGTAATGAGACACACTTCTATTGTTCCtacaacaaaaagacaggagTGTGGGAAACCAGAGGAAAGATTCAGATCTTTGACCTGAAAAACCTTAAGTCCATTTATTCTAAATGGACAGagtaaagtttaaagtttaccCTCCATGTTGCTGGTATGGTGGTAAGAGTGCACACTGAGAATAAGGAGAACAGAACACACTTCTGCTATGTGTTGGTGAATCTTTAAATTCAGTGGTGCTCTCTCGCTATACCTAATATTTCTCAACCATTCTACTGGTGTAAAGTCACAAGAAACTTTTTTAAAACCAGTTAAATGACAAATGGCTAGTGAAGccataataaaataagattttagaACTTAACTTAAAATGTGACATATTGATCAATTATATTTTCTGGTGGCACTGTTTGTGTTGAGACTTTTCATAATTCTATTTGAAGAAGGGCACATGCTTATTTATCTAGTAATGGGTGAAGTTTTGGAAAGCAGAGATTGGTGTGAATGACATCCCCTCCATGAGCAGCCAAAAACCCCCCAGAGGGATTTGGCACGCTTCAGAAAACTTCAACCTACTGATGCCAAGATCATGCAGTAGATCTGCTCTGTACCGGGTCACCACTTTCCCAGACTCACACAGCTTTGAGGgtctctctccatcactgcaGCTTTTCCCCTGAGGTCTAACCATTGTCCCCCAGGAAAATGACCCTTCAGCATGTTGCTGCTCCACATGTCTCATTGTCTCATTGAGCTCTCTAATTGGTTGAGACTCTGAGAAACTGCAGCCAGACCAGGACCCACACATTGATATGGAGATGTGGGACTATAAATAGGAGGGATGAAGCCAGGAGAGATCACATTCTCTCTACATAGACCTCTACAGCACACAGATCCAGACATGGCACCTACAATCACTGCAGCAATGACCAGTTCTCAGGAGCATCTGACTCTGACCCACAAGGTAAATTCAACACTCAACAAGACTTGAACGTGAATcattacagtttgtatttgtttatactaATACTATAATCCAGAACAATGTtattaatgactttatttgtcttcctgcagctcagaaaacctctggtggagaagttgcGCAGAGAGCGAATCAACAGCAGCATTGAACAGCTCAAGTCTCTCCTGGGTCCAGAGTTCCtcaaacagcagccagactCCAAGCTGGAGAAAGCCGACATCCTGGAGATGACGGTTTGCTTCCTGAGacgactgcagcagcagaaccaacagcagaaaacactgatcaACCGCTTCAACAACCTGCAGTCGTCCTCTGATAAGAACCTGACAGAGGAGGACTTCTGTCTTCTGAGCTCCACAGTCATGAGCAGCATCACCAGAGAGCAGAGTCCAGTCAACATCGCCCCCTGGAGGCCGTGGTAGACCCCTACTCAGTGGAGTTAGTACCAGACAAACTGAGACGACCATGTTGGTCAAAGATTACTGGACCTGGTTTCTATGAAAGTCTCTACTAATATGATATTTCCTAAGGAAACAACAGCATCGATATATTTCAAGTTAAGAAAGGAGAACATGTTCT contains the following coding sequences:
- the LOC113153223 gene encoding transcription factor HES-1-like, with protein sequence MKPGEITFSLHRPLQHTDPDMAPTITAAMTSSQEHLTLTHKLRKPLVEKLRRERINSSIEQLKSLLGPEFLKQQPDSKLEKADILEMTVCFLRRLQQQNQQQKTLINRFNNLQSSSDKNLTEEDFCLLSSTVMSSITREQSPVNIAPWRPW